A region from the Streptomyces sp. 3214.6 genome encodes:
- a CDS encoding ATP-dependent helicase, whose amino-acid sequence MSSSSSTRRLSHPQGRQGNRGAYRLVHTPPARVGPPRLDAAQRSVVDHGSGPLLVLAGPGTGKTTTLVESVAARIARGADPARVLVLTFSRKAAVELRDRMALRMGAARAPQATTFHSYCYALIRAHQDADLFVEPLRLLSGPEQDVAVRELLAGQLDLQRLGLAHVRWPDELRACLTTRGFADEVRAVLARSRELGLDPAALDAFAHRIGRPDWRAAAAFLAEYLDVLDLHGVIDYAELVHRAVLLAHRPEAAERLAAQYDAVFVDEYQDTDPAQVRLLHALAGDGRTLVAFGDPDQSIYTFRGADVNGILDFPQAFPRPDGRPAPVEVLRTSRRSGAALLAATRLLTQRMPLTRLPAEKVRAHRELAAARDSGRVEVYTYPTPGTELDNVADILRRAHLEDGVPWGEMAVLVRAGSRTIPTVRRALTAAGVPLDIDGDDLPLRHEPAVAPLLTALRAVAEASVRPQEDSDDARADAPCLLDTETALTLLTSPLAGMDAADLRRLGRALREEERAAGNPLPPPSDELLARALAEPERLVAHDPTYARGAQRLGALLATARERLARGGTAEEALWDLWDGTPWPARLERAARRGGAAGRNADRDLDAVCALFATAARAEERTGGRGALNFLAEIEAEDIAADTLTRRAVRPDAVRLMTAHRAKGLEWSLVVVAGVQEGLWPDLRRRGSLLEADRIGRDGLAEPLTPGALLAEERRLFYVAATRARERLVVTAVKAPADDGDQPSRFLTELGVEPKDVTGRPRRPLSVAALVAELRATTVDPRASATLREAAARRLARLAALADEDGRPLVPSAHPYRWWGMFEPTESKVPLRNRDQPVVLSGSALDQLANTCALQWFLGREVKADAPATAAQGFGNVVHVLADEVASGHTPADLDVLMERLDSVWNALAFDAPWKSTHEKAHARAALERFLKWHVMDRTGRTPVASEHDFDVTLEAGDYEVRIRGQMDRVEADGEGRAYVVDFKTGKQAPTAREVERHPQLAVYQLAVREGAVDEAFDGVRPAPGGAELVQLRQGAAKRDGGESLPKVQAQEALEGAAGEWVGDLLATAAGKVLDERFTPTAGQQCTHCAFRASCSARPEGRHVVE is encoded by the coding sequence AAGACGACCACGCTCGTCGAGTCCGTGGCGGCCCGGATCGCTCGTGGCGCAGACCCCGCGCGCGTGCTGGTCCTCACGTTCAGCCGCAAGGCGGCCGTCGAGCTGCGGGACCGGATGGCACTTCGCATGGGCGCCGCCCGCGCGCCCCAGGCGACCACCTTCCACTCCTACTGCTACGCCCTGATCCGCGCCCACCAGGACGCGGACCTGTTCGTGGAACCCCTGCGGCTGCTGTCCGGCCCCGAGCAGGACGTGGCCGTCCGAGAGCTGCTCGCCGGACAGCTCGACCTGCAACGGCTCGGTCTCGCGCATGTGCGCTGGCCGGACGAACTGCGCGCCTGTCTCACCACCCGCGGCTTCGCCGACGAGGTCCGCGCGGTCCTCGCCCGCAGCCGCGAACTGGGCCTCGACCCCGCGGCCCTGGACGCCTTCGCCCACCGCATCGGCCGCCCCGACTGGCGTGCCGCGGCCGCCTTCCTCGCCGAGTACCTCGACGTGCTCGACCTGCACGGCGTGATCGACTACGCGGAACTCGTGCACCGCGCGGTCCTCCTCGCCCACCGCCCCGAGGCCGCCGAGCGGCTCGCCGCTCAGTACGACGCCGTGTTCGTCGACGAGTACCAGGACACCGATCCCGCCCAGGTGCGCCTGCTGCACGCTCTGGCCGGCGACGGCCGCACCCTGGTCGCCTTCGGGGACCCCGACCAGTCGATCTACACGTTCCGGGGCGCCGACGTGAACGGCATCCTGGACTTCCCGCAGGCCTTCCCCCGCCCCGACGGCCGTCCAGCTCCCGTGGAGGTCCTGCGCACCTCCCGCCGCTCAGGCGCCGCCCTGCTGGCCGCCACCCGGCTGCTGACCCAGCGGATGCCCCTGACCCGCCTGCCGGCCGAGAAGGTCCGCGCCCACCGTGAACTGGCCGCCGCACGCGACTCGGGCCGCGTCGAGGTCTACACGTACCCGACGCCCGGCACCGAGCTGGACAACGTCGCCGACATCCTGCGCCGCGCGCACCTGGAGGACGGCGTGCCCTGGGGCGAGATGGCCGTCCTGGTACGCGCGGGCTCCCGCACGATCCCGACGGTCCGCCGAGCCCTCACCGCCGCGGGCGTCCCCCTCGACATCGACGGCGACGACCTCCCCCTGCGCCACGAACCGGCGGTGGCCCCCCTGCTGACGGCCCTGCGGGCGGTCGCGGAGGCGTCCGTACGACCGCAGGAGGACTCCGATGACGCCCGGGCCGACGCTCCGTGCCTGCTGGACACCGAAACCGCCCTCACGCTCCTCACCTCACCCCTCGCCGGCATGGACGCCGCCGATCTGCGCCGCCTCGGACGCGCCCTGCGCGAGGAGGAGCGCGCCGCGGGCAACCCGTTGCCGCCGCCCTCCGACGAACTGCTCGCACGCGCCCTGGCCGAGCCCGAGCGGCTGGTCGCCCACGACCCGACGTACGCGCGCGGCGCCCAGCGCCTGGGCGCGCTGCTGGCGACGGCCCGTGAGCGCCTCGCGCGCGGCGGCACGGCCGAGGAGGCCCTGTGGGACCTCTGGGACGGCACACCCTGGCCTGCGCGCCTGGAACGGGCGGCCCGGCGCGGCGGCGCGGCCGGCCGCAACGCCGACCGGGACCTGGACGCCGTGTGCGCGCTGTTCGCCACCGCCGCGCGCGCGGAGGAGCGCACCGGCGGCCGGGGCGCCCTGAACTTCCTGGCCGAGATCGAGGCCGAGGACATCGCCGCCGACACCCTCACCCGGCGTGCCGTGCGCCCCGACGCCGTACGCCTGATGACCGCCCACCGCGCCAAGGGCCTGGAGTGGAGCCTGGTCGTCGTGGCAGGCGTCCAGGAGGGCCTGTGGCCGGACCTGCGGCGCCGCGGCTCCCTCCTGGAGGCCGACCGCATCGGCCGCGACGGACTCGCCGAGCCGCTCACCCCGGGCGCGCTGCTCGCCGAGGAACGCCGCCTGTTCTACGTCGCCGCCACACGCGCGCGGGAGCGCCTCGTCGTCACCGCCGTCAAGGCGCCCGCCGACGACGGCGACCAGCCCTCCCGTTTCCTGACCGAACTCGGCGTCGAACCCAAGGACGTCACGGGTCGCCCGCGCCGCCCCCTGTCGGTCGCCGCGCTGGTCGCCGAACTGCGCGCCACGACGGTCGACCCGCGCGCCTCCGCCACCCTCAGGGAGGCCGCCGCCCGCCGCCTGGCCCGGCTGGCCGCGCTCGCCGACGAGGACGGCAGGCCCCTGGTGCCGTCCGCCCACCCCTACCGCTGGTGGGGCATGTTCGAGCCGACCGAGAGCAAGGTTCCGCTGCGCAACCGCGACCAGCCCGTCGTGCTGTCCGGCAGCGCCCTCGACCAGCTCGCCAACACCTGTGCCCTGCAGTGGTTCCTGGGCCGCGAGGTGAAGGCCGACGCCCCGGCCACCGCCGCCCAGGGCTTCGGCAACGTGGTGCACGTCCTCGCCGACGAGGTCGCCTCCGGGCACACCCCCGCCGACCTCGACGTCCTCATGGAGCGCCTCGACTCCGTGTGGAACGCCCTCGCCTTCGACGCCCCGTGGAAGTCCACGCATGAGAAGGCACACGCGCGTGCGGCACTCGAACGCTTCCTGAAGTGGCATGTGATGGACCGCACGGGCCGCACCCCGGTCGCCAGCGAGCACGACTTCGACGTCACCCTCGAAGCGGGCGACTACGAGGTGCGCATCCGCGGCCAGATGGACCGCGTCGAGGCGGACGGCGAGGGCCGCGCCTATGTCGTCGACTTCAAGACCGGCAAGCAGGCGCCGACCGCCCGCGAGGTGGAACGCCACCCCCAGCTCGCCGTGTACCAGCTCGCCGTCCGCGAGGGCGCCGTCGACGAGGCCTTCGACGGCGTACGGCCCGCACCGGGCGGCGCCGAACTCGTCCAGCTGCGCCAGGGCGCCGCCAAGCGCGACGGGGGCGAGAGCCTGCCCAAGGTACAGGCGCAGGAAGCCCTTGAGGGCGCGGCGGGGGAGTGGGTTGGCGACCTGCTCGCCACGGCGGCCGGCAAGGTCCTCGACGAACGGTTCACGCCGACCGCCGGCCAGCAGTGCACCCACTGCGCGTTCCGCGCCTCGTGCAGCGCCCGGCCCGAGGGACGGCACGTCGTGGAATGA